The following proteins are encoded in a genomic region of Catellatospora sp. TT07R-123:
- a CDS encoding DUF3291 domain-containing protein, whose translation MHLAQLNIGHLVAPVDGPELAEFVALLEPINTLADEAPGFVWRLRESETDPTATFQHRFGDDLLLNMSVWRTRDDLWNYVYRTRHLAVLQRRREWFHRSLEVSSVMWWIPEDHLPEAAEGMARLARLREQGPGPEAFTFKDFHEPAAAQA comes from the coding sequence ATGCATCTCGCGCAGCTGAACATCGGGCACCTCGTCGCGCCCGTCGACGGTCCGGAACTCGCCGAGTTCGTCGCCCTGCTCGAACCGATCAACACCCTGGCCGACGAGGCACCCGGATTCGTGTGGCGGCTCAGGGAGTCCGAGACCGACCCGACGGCGACCTTCCAGCACCGGTTCGGCGACGACCTGCTGCTCAACATGTCGGTCTGGCGCACCCGCGACGACCTGTGGAACTACGTCTACCGCACCCGGCACCTGGCGGTGCTCCAGCGGCGCCGCGAGTGGTTTCACCGGTCGCTGGAGGTCAGCAGCGTGATGTGGTGGATCCCCGAGGACCACCTGCCGGAGGCGGCCGAGGGCATGGCCCGGCTCGCCCGGCTGCGCGAGCAGGGCCCGGGGCCGGAGGCGTTCACCTTCAAGGACTTCCACGAACCGGCGGCCGCGCAGGCCTGA
- a CDS encoding metalloregulator ArsR/SmtB family transcription factor yields MSDDLDAVAALNDPVRRALYDYVAAQGRPVGRDEAGQAAGVSRTLAAFHLDKLAEAGLLEIDFRRLTDARPGPGGGRPAKVYRRARTARKVTLPERDYEQLAGLLAEVVHDLDADGRATTAAAAAGRRLHRPGAWLDTLRERGYEPYDDGDRIRLRNCPFDRVAREQPLLVCAMNLALCQGVAGEDAAAALDPRPDECCVSFSKNKNR; encoded by the coding sequence GTGAGCGACGATCTCGACGCGGTGGCCGCGCTGAACGACCCGGTCCGCCGGGCGCTGTACGACTACGTCGCGGCACAGGGCAGGCCGGTCGGCCGCGACGAGGCGGGGCAGGCGGCGGGGGTCTCCCGTACGCTGGCCGCCTTCCACCTGGACAAGCTGGCCGAGGCCGGGCTGCTGGAGATCGACTTCAGGCGGCTGACCGACGCCCGGCCCGGACCCGGCGGCGGCCGCCCGGCGAAGGTCTACCGCCGTGCCCGCACCGCCCGCAAGGTCACCCTGCCCGAGCGCGACTACGAGCAGCTGGCGGGCCTGCTGGCCGAGGTGGTGCACGACCTGGACGCCGACGGCCGCGCCACGACCGCGGCGGCTGCGGCCGGACGGCGTCTGCACCGGCCGGGCGCCTGGCTCGACACGCTGCGCGAACGCGGCTACGAGCCGTACGACGACGGCGACCGGATCCGGCTGCGCAACTGCCCCTTCGACCGGGTGGCCCGGGAGCAGCCGCTGCTGGTGTGCGCGATGAACCTGGCGCTGTGCCAGGGCGTGGCGGGCGAGGACGCCGCGGCCGCATTGGACCCCCGCCCCGACGAGTGCTGCGTCTCCTTCTCTAAAAACAAAAATCGTTGA
- a CDS encoding LLM class flavin-dependent oxidoreductase, with translation MTSVPLSVLDLAPVADGASHAEALSHTTRLAQRTEQLGFHRFWVAEHHNMPGIASSAPAVLLAHLAANTSTIRLGSGGVMLPNHAPLVVAEQFGTLVALHPDRIDLGLGRAPGTDQVTALALRRSMEALSADDFPQELGRLIDYFGTGTGTPRVTAVPGRGDAPAIWLLGSSDFSARLAGRLGLPFSFAHHFSAANTDVALSVYRDAFQPSRWLEQPYAMVAVSAVCAPTDAEAEWLAGPAGLSFLRLRQGRPGRMPSPREAAEYPYTPMEREFVLSRRTGQALGSPQTVTAQLSGLLARTGADELMLTTLVYDVDARIRSFELIAEQVAPHLSR, from the coding sequence GTGACCTCTGTACCGCTGTCCGTGCTCGATCTCGCACCCGTCGCCGACGGCGCCTCCCACGCCGAGGCCCTGTCGCACACCACCCGGCTCGCCCAGCGCACCGAGCAGCTGGGCTTCCACCGGTTCTGGGTCGCCGAGCACCACAACATGCCCGGTATCGCCAGCTCCGCTCCGGCCGTGCTGCTGGCCCACCTGGCCGCGAACACCAGCACGATCAGGCTGGGCTCCGGCGGGGTGATGCTGCCCAACCACGCCCCGCTGGTGGTGGCCGAGCAGTTCGGCACCCTGGTGGCGCTGCACCCCGACCGCATCGACCTGGGCCTGGGCCGGGCCCCGGGCACCGACCAGGTCACCGCGCTGGCGCTGCGCCGCAGCATGGAGGCGCTGTCGGCCGACGACTTCCCGCAGGAGCTGGGCCGGCTGATCGACTACTTCGGCACCGGCACGGGCACGCCCCGGGTCACGGCCGTGCCCGGCCGCGGCGACGCCCCGGCGATCTGGCTGCTGGGCTCCAGCGACTTCAGCGCCCGGCTGGCGGGTCGGCTGGGTCTGCCGTTCTCGTTCGCGCACCACTTCAGCGCCGCCAACACCGACGTTGCGCTGTCGGTCTACCGCGACGCGTTCCAGCCGTCGCGCTGGCTGGAGCAGCCGTACGCGATGGTGGCGGTCAGCGCCGTGTGCGCGCCGACCGACGCCGAGGCGGAGTGGCTGGCCGGTCCGGCCGGGCTGTCGTTCCTGCGGCTGCGGCAGGGGCGGCCGGGGCGGATGCCGAGCCCGCGGGAGGCGGCGGAGTACCCGTACACCCCGATGGAGCGGGAGTTCGTGCTCTCCCGGCGCACCGGGCAGGCGCTCGGCTCGCCGCAGACGGTGACCGCGCAGCTGTCGGGGCTGCTGGCCCGGACCGGCGCCGACGAGCTGATGCTCACCACCCTCGTGTACGACGTCGACGCCCGCATCCGCTCGTTCGAGCTGATCGCCGAGCAGGTCGCCCCGCATCTGTCCCGCTGA
- a CDS encoding bifunctional UDP-sugar hydrolase/5'-nucleotidase: MTPPSGMPSRRQLLTGAAAAAVAGPLAVAAPAQAGGQPKTYDLTVLGTSDTHGNVFNWDYYRDKEYDDSAHNDVGVAKVATLVNQIRAERRGRATLVLDAGDTIQGTPLATFYAKQEPITSTGERHPMARAMNVIDYDAVTLGNHEFNYGLPLLDLWIRQLGFPALAANAVKARNGKPAFTPYVIKKVSLGHGAPSLRVGILGLTNPGVAIWDRANVEGVLRFEDMIATAAKYVPIMRERGADIVLISAHGGDSGVSSYGTELPNENPTALIAQQVPGIDAILFGHAHSEIVEKFVVNEQTGVQVLTSEPSKWGQRVTRMDFTLTRERGRWQVVSKHATMLNTNTVVEDPAVVAAVRAQHDKTVTYINQVVATSAVELSAAESRYRDTPILDFINKVQTDTVAAALASTQYAALPVLSIAAPFSRTALFPAGDVKIKDVAGLYIYDNTLEAVVLSGAEVRAYLEYSAKYFKTFAVGDAVDPAVISDPAVPDYNYDTLSGVDYDIDVSRPVGQRITALYHGGTTTPVADADQFVIAVNNYRRSGGGGFPGIVKPQVYNAQQEIRQLLIDWAQARGVIDPADFFQPNWRLVRAGVPVF, translated from the coding sequence ATGACCCCACCCTCCGGTATGCCGTCCCGGCGGCAGCTGCTCACCGGCGCGGCCGCGGCCGCGGTCGCGGGACCGCTGGCCGTCGCCGCCCCGGCGCAGGCAGGCGGGCAGCCCAAGACCTACGACCTGACCGTCCTGGGCACGTCCGACACCCACGGCAACGTCTTCAACTGGGACTACTACCGCGACAAGGAGTACGACGACAGCGCGCACAACGACGTCGGCGTGGCCAAGGTCGCCACCCTGGTCAACCAGATCCGCGCCGAGCGCCGGGGCAGGGCCACCCTGGTCCTGGACGCGGGCGACACCATCCAGGGCACCCCGCTGGCGACGTTCTACGCCAAGCAGGAGCCGATCACGTCCACCGGCGAGCGGCACCCGATGGCGCGGGCGATGAACGTCATCGACTACGACGCCGTCACGCTGGGCAACCACGAGTTCAACTACGGCCTGCCGCTGCTGGACCTGTGGATCAGGCAGCTGGGCTTCCCGGCGCTGGCCGCCAACGCGGTCAAGGCCCGCAACGGCAAGCCCGCGTTCACGCCGTACGTCATCAAGAAGGTGTCGCTGGGCCACGGCGCGCCGTCGCTGCGCGTGGGCATCCTCGGCCTGACCAACCCGGGCGTGGCGATCTGGGACCGGGCCAACGTCGAGGGCGTGCTGCGGTTCGAGGACATGATCGCCACTGCGGCGAAGTACGTCCCGATCATGCGGGAGCGCGGCGCCGACATCGTGCTGATCTCGGCGCACGGCGGCGACAGCGGCGTGTCCAGCTACGGCACCGAGCTGCCGAACGAGAACCCGACCGCGCTGATCGCCCAGCAGGTGCCGGGCATCGACGCGATCCTGTTCGGCCACGCGCACAGCGAGATCGTCGAGAAGTTCGTGGTCAACGAGCAGACCGGCGTACAGGTGCTGACCTCGGAGCCGTCCAAGTGGGGCCAGCGGGTGACCCGGATGGACTTCACCCTGACCCGCGAGCGCGGCCGCTGGCAGGTCGTGAGCAAGCACGCGACCATGCTCAACACGAACACCGTGGTCGAGGACCCGGCCGTCGTGGCGGCGGTGCGCGCCCAGCACGACAAGACGGTGACCTACATCAACCAGGTGGTCGCCACGTCGGCCGTCGAGCTGTCGGCGGCGGAGTCCCGCTACCGCGACACCCCGATCCTGGACTTCATCAACAAGGTGCAGACCGACACGGTCGCCGCCGCGCTCGCCTCGACCCAGTACGCGGCCCTGCCGGTGCTGTCGATCGCGGCGCCGTTCAGCCGCACCGCGCTGTTCCCGGCCGGGGACGTGAAGATCAAGGACGTCGCGGGCCTGTACATCTACGACAACACCCTCGAAGCCGTCGTGCTGTCCGGCGCCGAGGTGCGCGCCTACCTGGAGTACTCGGCGAAGTACTTCAAGACCTTCGCGGTCGGTGACGCGGTCGACCCGGCCGTGATCAGCGACCCGGCGGTGCCGGACTACAACTACGACACCCTGTCCGGCGTCGACTACGACATCGACGTCAGCAGGCCGGTGGGGCAGCGGATCACCGCGCTGTACCACGGCGGCACGACCACGCCGGTGGCCGACGCCGACCAGTTCGTGATCGCGGTGAACAACTACCGCCGCAGCGGCGGCGGCGGCTTCCCCGGCATCGTCAAGCCCCAGGTGTACAACGCCCAGCAGGAGATCCGCCAGCTGCTGATCGACTGGGCGCAGGCCAGGGGCGTCATCGACCCGGCCGACTTCTTCCAGCCGAACTGGCGTCTGGTCCGCGCGGGCGTGCCGGTCTTCTGA
- a CDS encoding aldo/keto reductase: protein MSDATTVRLARGAVMPRLGLGTWPMDDAQAARSVAAAVEAGYRLFDTAENYGNEQGVGQGVRDAGVPREELFVTTKFNAQWHGRDLVRQAFDASAQRLGLDYVDLLLIHWPNPGQDRFVDAWRGMLDLLAEGRLRAVGVSNFKPAHLQRLLDETGELPDVNQIQLSPYTTRTDARAFHTEHAIVTQTWSPLGRGTELLEEPVIVDAAKAHGRTPAQVVLRWHLQLGLSTVPKSAHPERMRENLAVFDFALTDAEMAHISGLDQGEQAAADSDAFGH, encoded by the coding sequence ATGAGTGACGCGACGACGGTGCGGCTGGCACGCGGAGCGGTGATGCCCCGCCTCGGGCTGGGCACGTGGCCGATGGACGACGCCCAGGCCGCACGCAGTGTGGCGGCGGCGGTCGAGGCCGGGTACCGGCTGTTCGACACGGCCGAGAACTACGGCAACGAGCAGGGTGTGGGCCAGGGTGTCCGCGACGCGGGGGTGCCGCGGGAGGAGCTGTTCGTCACGACGAAGTTCAACGCGCAGTGGCACGGCCGCGACCTGGTCCGCCAGGCGTTCGACGCCTCGGCGCAGCGGCTGGGCCTCGACTACGTCGACCTGCTGCTGATCCACTGGCCCAACCCGGGGCAGGACCGCTTCGTCGACGCGTGGCGGGGCATGCTGGACCTGCTGGCCGAGGGCCGCCTGCGGGCGGTCGGGGTGTCCAACTTCAAGCCCGCGCACCTGCAGCGGCTGCTGGACGAGACCGGTGAGCTGCCGGACGTCAACCAGATCCAGCTCAGCCCGTACACCACGCGTACGGACGCGCGGGCGTTCCACACCGAGCACGCCATCGTCACGCAGACCTGGAGCCCGCTCGGGCGGGGCACGGAGCTGCTGGAGGAGCCGGTGATCGTCGACGCGGCGAAGGCGCACGGGCGCACCCCGGCCCAGGTGGTGCTGCGCTGGCACCTCCAGCTGGGGCTGAGCACGGTGCCGAAGTCGGCCCATCCGGAGCGGATGCGGGAGAACCTCGCCGTGTTCGACTTCGCGCTGACCGACGCCGAGATGGCGCACATCTCCGGGCTCGACCAGGGCGAGCAGGCGGCCGCCGACTCGGACGCGTTCGGGCACTGA
- a CDS encoding dihydrodipicolinate synthase family protein, which produces MTLSGVHVPLITPFDSTGAVAYGVLRDLAHDMLAAGASGLVALGTTAEPAALDDAERAGVLDTLTAVCHRRGVPLLVGANTAAELRALAGHPAVTGALCLVPPFVRPGEDGVVAHFAALAAASPVPLVVYHVPHRTGQDLSAGALRRVAALAGVAGVKYAPVAVDADAVDLLADPPPGFAVLAATDTLLSPMLALGAPGAILASAHIATAQFVTLADDWRAGRSERTRPLGHRLARLSAALFAEPNPAVIKGVLHAQGRIPTAAVRLPLLPAAPASIDAALRCLP; this is translated from the coding sequence ATGACCCTGTCCGGCGTGCACGTCCCCCTGATCACCCCCTTCGACTCCACCGGCGCCGTGGCGTACGGCGTCCTGCGCGACCTCGCCCACGACATGCTGGCGGCCGGGGCGTCCGGCCTGGTCGCGCTGGGCACCACCGCCGAGCCCGCGGCGCTGGACGACGCCGAGCGGGCCGGGGTCCTCGACACCCTGACCGCGGTGTGCCACCGCCGGGGCGTGCCGCTGCTGGTCGGCGCCAACACCGCCGCCGAGCTGCGGGCGCTGGCCGGACATCCCGCCGTCACCGGGGCGCTGTGCCTGGTGCCGCCGTTCGTGCGCCCCGGCGAGGACGGCGTGGTCGCGCACTTCGCCGCGCTCGCCGCCGCCAGCCCGGTGCCGCTGGTCGTCTACCACGTGCCGCACCGCACCGGGCAGGACCTGTCGGCCGGGGCGCTGCGCCGCGTGGCCGCGCTCGCCGGGGTCGCCGGGGTCAAGTACGCCCCCGTCGCCGTCGACGCCGACGCGGTCGACCTGCTCGCCGACCCGCCACCGGGGTTCGCGGTGCTGGCCGCCACCGACACGCTGCTGTCGCCGATGCTGGCCCTGGGCGCCCCGGGCGCCATCCTGGCCTCGGCGCACATCGCCACGGCCCAGTTCGTCACGCTGGCCGACGACTGGCGCGCCGGGCGGTCCGAGCGGACCAGACCGCTCGGGCACCGCCTGGCCCGCCTGTCGGCCGCGCTGTTCGCCGAGCCCAACCCCGCCGTGATCAAGGGAGTGCTGCACGCGCAGGGCCGCATCCCCACCGCGGCGGTACGGCTGCCGCTGCTGCCCGCCGCCCCGGCCAGCATCGACGCGGCCCTGCGCTGCCTACCCTGA
- a CDS encoding LysR substrate-binding domain-containing protein, translated as MLDVRRLRLLSDLDRLGTIAAVAALRAYTPSAVSQQLAALEREAGTALLRRSGRRVEFTAAGRVLVGHAATVLAALEQTTAALAAVRSGPAGLVRIGAQPSAVRSVLPAAMVALGRDHPALDLSVSELDPVAVPGALRDSRLDVGLLHDYDVVPAPADPALESVPLLDETVYLAVAAGAPVTALADTGGTDWILASPGTLCHEVALRVCRGAGFTPRARHHIDDFAAVLALVAGGQGVALVPELAVAAPEPGVRLIAAPTRRRTRIGYRRGAAAHPAVAAVVAALREAARAFPRRTPASDSVAHTGAEQGPVSGAESADRLPPQL; from the coding sequence ATGCTCGACGTACGGCGGCTGCGGCTGCTCAGCGACCTGGACCGGCTCGGCACGATCGCGGCGGTGGCCGCGCTGCGCGCGTACACCCCGTCGGCGGTGTCGCAGCAGCTCGCCGCCCTGGAACGCGAGGCCGGGACGGCGCTGCTGCGGCGCAGCGGCCGCCGGGTGGAGTTCACCGCCGCCGGGCGGGTGCTGGTCGGCCACGCCGCGACCGTGCTGGCCGCGCTGGAGCAGACCACCGCCGCGCTGGCCGCCGTCCGGTCCGGGCCAGCGGGCCTGGTCCGCATCGGCGCCCAGCCCAGCGCCGTACGCAGCGTGCTGCCCGCGGCCATGGTCGCGCTGGGCCGCGACCACCCGGCCCTGGACCTGTCGGTCAGCGAGCTGGACCCGGTCGCGGTGCCGGGCGCGCTGCGCGACAGCCGCCTGGACGTGGGCCTGCTGCACGACTACGACGTGGTCCCCGCCCCGGCCGATCCGGCGCTGGAGTCGGTGCCGCTGCTGGACGAGACGGTGTACCTGGCGGTCGCGGCCGGCGCACCGGTCACCGCGCTGGCCGACACCGGCGGCACCGACTGGATCCTGGCCAGCCCCGGGACGCTGTGCCACGAGGTCGCGCTGCGGGTCTGCCGGGGCGCCGGGTTCACCCCGCGCGCCCGGCACCACATCGACGACTTCGCCGCCGTGCTCGCCCTGGTCGCGGGCGGGCAGGGGGTCGCGCTGGTGCCCGAACTCGCGGTGGCCGCACCCGAGCCGGGGGTACGGCTCATCGCCGCGCCGACCCGGCGCCGCACCCGGATCGGCTACCGCCGAGGTGCCGCCGCCCATCCGGCCGTGGCGGCCGTCGTCGCCGCGCTGCGGGAGGCGGCCCGCGCGTTCCCGCGCCGCACCCCGGCATCCGATTCCGTCGCGCACACGGGTGCGGAGCAAGGGCCGGTGAGCGGAGCAGAGTCGGCGGACCGACTACCGCCGCAGTTGTAG
- a CDS encoding FtsK/SpoIIIE domain-containing protein has protein sequence MRFVFALADTEHELELRLGRPDATVGDLAAALDLGGDLLVDGRVSRAETALAESGLVAGARVSVAGAPPTVAPPPLAVLRVVGGLEAGRSVPLGAGRTILGRAPEAGVRLSAPDVSREHCAVDVAPDGRVTVTDLGSLNGTDVGGARITGPVAVGADDVVCLAGQVLVRVLPPARLDRTQHVNPVREARPGGTMPFNRPPRPAGAATPDPVRVPATPSAPYRTPFNLALFFGPLLMAAIMVGVVGDWRYALFALLSPMMFIGEFIEQRTRGRISLRRGRRDQARAIEQARDSLAAMRAADIRARHAAGPDPARLLALAQGPGVRLWERRPDSPDFLRLSVGVADQPWRPPLMADSGQEPAPGAVRELDVPQTLPQVPVLVSAAAGAVVGLQGDRAAALAVARSLLCQAVVTSGPADVTVAVFTDTGRAADWDWTKWIPHGTAPRTGTARLVAVGDEQSSALARALLAAGAPDERQRRQVLLVVVDGAALLEGRPCPLRELLASGAVPCGAIVVTDRLPALCTSVLTVGADRTGRLADVATGTELTGILLQGMPERYARRTARALARFDDPELPVDGAGLPDQVNLLPLLGLPEVTGSALAARWRAGADALRVRAVLGVSERELFQIDLDDDGPHGLIAGTTGSGKSELLRTMIAAMAVETDPQHLTFVLVDYKGGGALDECARLPHVVGLVTDLDEQLGERALRCMEAELRHREHALRDAGVSHVRDYQRLRRTSRPELEPMPRLVVVIDEFATLVKSLPDFVDSLVSIAQRGRSLGMHLIMATQRPAGSVSDAIKNNVKLRIALRLESTGDSLDVIDSPVAAGIGSRQWGRAYYRLSAREMLPVQTALSTGVTPADSAAAAVTVAPFALVAAVRTEAGDEGGEHDLLRIVGAARTACQTAAITAPRRPWPDPLPPLIGLGGLGPVHRGLLSELAGRPAIALADDPDRQAQYPVGWDPDAGNLLVYGAVGAGTTTALATLALAAAGAAPPDRQHLYVVDLGAGDLAPLAALPHTGAYIGAAERERQSRLIRLLRRELDARKAGAPQTPWLVLIDNVGALLADYQRDVAGMALADELSRVYADGPAVGVHVAATADRSGSVPNAWGAATQQKLLLRLADPGEYGAFDVPRVAVPAFTPGRAVVAATRQVIQLAHPGPDLAAAVADTAAAYPGAARTAPVVGALPPRLLLADLDGRPELGAEPWWLPIGLGAQSLTPTGLTLYEQEHAVIAGPSRSGRSTALCAVAVAALGADPAPAVVAYTPRRSPLRELDPRVRACGDYESLRAVLADTDRPTLLLVDDAEAVSDQVGDVLDKWLASGGPGRHLVAAGRADGMRRAYGGWIQRVRDCRTGVLLVPDHDLDGDLLGAALPRHDRMAPVPGRGYLVADGTVDGIQLALPGV, from the coding sequence ATGCGGTTCGTCTTTGCCCTGGCCGACACGGAACACGAGCTGGAGCTGCGGCTGGGCCGTCCGGACGCGACGGTCGGCGACCTGGCGGCGGCGCTGGACCTGGGCGGTGACCTGCTGGTGGACGGCCGGGTCAGCCGGGCCGAGACGGCGCTGGCCGAATCGGGGCTGGTCGCCGGGGCGCGGGTGAGCGTGGCCGGGGCGCCGCCGACGGTGGCGCCGCCGCCGCTGGCGGTGCTGCGGGTGGTGGGCGGTCTGGAGGCGGGCCGGTCGGTGCCGCTGGGCGCCGGGCGGACGATCCTGGGCCGCGCGCCGGAGGCCGGGGTACGGCTGTCGGCCCCGGACGTGTCGCGGGAGCACTGCGCCGTCGACGTGGCACCGGACGGGCGGGTCACGGTGACCGACCTGGGCTCGCTCAACGGCACCGACGTCGGCGGCGCCCGGATCACCGGCCCGGTGGCCGTGGGCGCCGACGACGTGGTCTGCCTGGCCGGACAGGTGCTGGTACGGGTGCTGCCCCCGGCCCGGCTGGACCGGACCCAGCACGTCAACCCGGTCCGCGAGGCCCGGCCGGGCGGCACGATGCCGTTCAACCGGCCGCCCCGCCCCGCCGGGGCCGCCACCCCGGACCCGGTGCGGGTGCCCGCGACGCCGTCGGCGCCGTACCGTACGCCGTTCAACCTGGCGCTGTTCTTCGGGCCGCTGCTGATGGCGGCGATCATGGTGGGAGTGGTCGGCGACTGGCGGTATGCCCTGTTCGCGCTGCTGAGCCCGATGATGTTCATCGGCGAGTTCATCGAGCAGCGCACCCGGGGCCGGATCAGCCTGCGCCGGGGGCGCCGCGACCAGGCCCGCGCGATCGAGCAGGCCCGCGACAGCCTGGCGGCCATGCGGGCGGCCGACATCCGCGCCCGGCACGCGGCCGGGCCCGACCCGGCGCGGCTGCTGGCCCTGGCGCAGGGGCCGGGGGTGCGGCTCTGGGAGCGCCGCCCCGACTCCCCCGACTTCCTGCGCCTGAGTGTCGGGGTCGCCGACCAGCCGTGGCGGCCGCCGCTGATGGCCGACAGCGGCCAGGAGCCCGCGCCGGGCGCGGTGCGGGAACTCGACGTCCCGCAGACCCTGCCGCAGGTGCCGGTGCTGGTGTCGGCAGCCGCCGGGGCGGTGGTCGGATTGCAGGGCGACCGGGCGGCGGCGCTGGCGGTGGCCCGGTCGCTGCTGTGCCAGGCGGTGGTGACCAGCGGGCCCGCCGACGTCACGGTGGCGGTCTTCACCGACACCGGCCGCGCCGCCGACTGGGACTGGACGAAGTGGATCCCGCACGGCACCGCGCCCCGCACGGGCACCGCCCGGCTGGTCGCGGTCGGGGACGAGCAGTCCTCGGCGCTGGCCCGCGCGCTGCTCGCGGCCGGGGCGCCGGACGAGCGGCAGCGCCGGCAGGTGCTGCTGGTCGTCGTCGACGGGGCGGCGCTGCTGGAGGGGCGGCCGTGCCCGCTGCGGGAGCTGCTGGCCTCGGGCGCGGTGCCGTGCGGGGCGATCGTGGTCACCGACCGGCTGCCCGCGCTGTGCACGTCGGTGCTGACCGTCGGCGCGGACCGCACCGGCCGCCTGGCGGACGTCGCCACCGGTACGGAGCTGACCGGCATCCTGCTGCAGGGCATGCCGGAGCGGTACGCCCGCCGCACCGCCCGCGCCCTGGCCCGGTTCGACGACCCGGAGCTGCCGGTCGACGGCGCGGGCCTGCCGGACCAGGTCAACCTGCTGCCGCTGCTGGGCCTGCCCGAGGTCACCGGCAGCGCGCTGGCGGCGCGCTGGCGGGCCGGCGCCGACGCGCTGCGGGTGCGCGCGGTGCTCGGGGTCAGCGAGCGGGAGCTGTTCCAGATCGACCTGGACGACGACGGTCCGCACGGCCTGATCGCCGGCACGACCGGTTCGGGCAAGAGCGAGCTGCTGCGCACGATGATCGCGGCGATGGCGGTGGAGACCGACCCGCAGCATCTGACGTTCGTGCTGGTGGACTACAAGGGCGGCGGGGCGCTGGACGAGTGCGCGCGGCTGCCGCACGTGGTGGGGCTGGTGACCGACCTGGACGAGCAGCTGGGCGAGCGGGCGCTGCGCTGCATGGAGGCGGAGCTGAGGCACCGCGAGCACGCGCTGCGCGACGCGGGGGTCAGCCACGTGCGCGACTACCAGCGGCTGCGGCGTACGTCGCGGCCGGAGCTGGAGCCGATGCCGCGGCTGGTGGTGGTGATCGACGAGTTCGCGACGCTGGTCAAGTCGCTGCCGGACTTCGTGGACTCGCTGGTAAGCATCGCGCAGCGGGGCCGCAGCCTCGGCATGCACCTGATCATGGCGACGCAGCGTCCGGCGGGTTCGGTCAGCGACGCGATCAAGAACAACGTGAAGCTGCGGATCGCGCTGCGGCTGGAGAGCACCGGCGACTCGCTGGACGTGATCGACAGCCCCGTCGCGGCGGGCATCGGCAGCCGCCAGTGGGGCCGGGCCTACTACCGGCTCAGCGCCCGGGAGATGCTGCCGGTGCAGACGGCGCTGTCGACCGGTGTGACGCCCGCCGACTCGGCCGCGGCGGCGGTCACGGTGGCGCCGTTCGCGCTGGTGGCGGCGGTGCGGACCGAGGCCGGGGACGAGGGCGGCGAGCACGATCTGCTGCGGATCGTGGGGGCGGCGCGGACCGCGTGCCAGACCGCGGCGATCACCGCGCCGCGCCGGCCGTGGCCGGACCCGCTGCCGCCGCTGATCGGGCTGGGCGGGCTGGGCCCGGTGCACCGCGGCCTGCTGTCGGAGCTGGCCGGGCGGCCGGCGATCGCGCTGGCCGACGACCCGGACCGGCAGGCGCAGTACCCGGTCGGCTGGGACCCCGACGCCGGGAACCTGTTGGTGTACGGCGCGGTCGGCGCGGGCACCACGACGGCGCTGGCGACCCTGGCCCTGGCCGCCGCGGGCGCCGCGCCCCCGGATCGCCAGCACCTGTACGTGGTGGACCTGGGTGCCGGGGACCTGGCGCCGCTGGCCGCGCTGCCGCACACCGGCGCCTACATCGGGGCCGCCGAACGGGAGCGGCAGTCCCGGCTGATCCGGCTGCTGCGCCGGGAGCTGGACGCCCGCAAGGCGGGGGCGCCGCAGACGCCCTGGCTGGTGCTGATCGACAACGTCGGCGCGCTGCTGGCCGACTACCAGCGCGACGTGGCCGGGATGGCGCTGGCCGACGAGCTGTCGCGGGTGTACGCCGACGGCCCGGCGGTCGGCGTGCACGTCGCGGCGACCGCCGACCGGTCCGGGTCGGTGCCGAACGCGTGGGGCGCGGCCACGCAGCAGAAACTGCTGCTGCGCCTGGCCGACCCGGGCGAGTACGGCGCCTTCGACGTGCCCCGCGTCGCCGTCCCGGCGTTCACCCCGGGCCGGGCGGTGGTCGCCGCGACCCGGCAGGTGATCCAGCTCGCCCATCCGGGCCCCGACCTGGCCGCCGCGGTCGCGGACACGGCCGCGGCGTATCCGGGGGCGGCGCGGACGGCGCCCGTGGTCGGGGCGCTGCCCCCGCGGCTGCTGCTGGCCGACCTGGACGGCAGACCCGAGCTGGGCGCCGAGCCCTGGTGGCTGCCGATCGGGCTGGGCGCCCAGTCCCTGACCCCGACCGGCCTCACCCTGTACGAGCAGGAGCACGCCGTGATCGCCGGCCCGTCCCGGTCGGGGCGCAGCACCGCGCTGTGCGCCGTCGCGGTCGCGGCGCTGGGCGCGGACCCGGCCCCGGCTGTGGTCGCCTACACCCCGCGCCGCTCGCCGTTGCGGGAGCTGGACCCCCGGGTGCGCGCGTGCGGCGACTACGAGTCGCTGCGCGCGGTGCTGGCCGACACGGACCGGCCGACGCTGCTGCTGGTCGACGACGCCGAGGCCGTGTCCGACCAGGTGGGGGACGTGCTGGACAAGTGGCTGGCCAGCGGCGGCCCAGGGCGGCACCTGGTGGCGGCGGGCCGGGCCGACGGCATGCGCCGGGCGTACGGCGGCTGGATCCAGCGGGTGCGCGACTGCCGGACCGGCGTGCTGCTGGTGCCCGACCACGATCTCGACGGCGACCTGCTGGGGGCGGCGCTGCCGCGCCACGACCGGATGGCGCCGGTGCCCGGTCGCGGCTACCTGGTCGCCGACGGCACCGTCGACGGCATCCAGCTCGCCCTGCCGGGGGTGTAG